From Desulfuromonas soudanensis, the proteins below share one genomic window:
- a CDS encoding bactofilin family protein — protein sequence MKKETPLAKSEIKAFLGPGSQFEGKLLFDEIVRIDGSFRGEVTSKDTLIVGEAADIEAEVTVGTLILSGRFKGNIKAATKVELRAPAQVQGTIETPLLVVEEGVLLNATLTMNRGGRPGEPAAKK from the coding sequence ATGAAAAAAGAAACACCCTTGGCGAAAAGTGAAATCAAGGCGTTCCTCGGCCCCGGCAGTCAGTTTGAAGGAAAGTTGCTCTTCGATGAAATCGTTCGCATCGACGGATCTTTTCGCGGCGAGGTGACTTCCAAAGACACCCTGATCGTCGGCGAAGCCGCCGACATTGAGGCGGAGGTCACGGTCGGGACCCTCATCCTCAGCGGCCGCTTTAAAGGAAACATCAAGGCGGCCACCAAGGTGGAACTCCGTGCTCCCGCTCAGGTGCAGGGGACGATTGAAACCCCGCTGCTGGTGGTGGAGGAGGGGGTCCTGCTCAACGCCACCCTGACGATGAACCGTGGCGGACGTCCCGGTGAGCCGGCGGCCAAAAAATAA
- the atpD gene encoding F0F1 ATP synthase subunit beta: MNKGKITQVIGPVVDVEFEAGKLPEIYYALKITNPSLGEGEWNLVVEVAQHLGENTVRAIAMDSTDGLVRGQEVLDTGKQILMPVGRGTLGRILNVVGEPVDEMGPVKTDKNWEIHRPAPDFIDQSTKVEAFETGIKVVDLLAPYARGGKIGLFGGAGVGKTVLIMELIHNIGKQHGGFSVFAGVGERTREGNDLWHEMKESGVLEKTALIYGQMNEPPGARARVALSALTVAEYFRDEEGQDVLLFIDNIFRFTQAGSEVSALLGRIPSAVGYQPTLSTEMGELQERITTTHKGSITSVQAIYVPADDLTDPAPATAFAHLDATTVLSRQIAELGIYPAVDPLDSTSRILDPQVVGAEHYKIARDVQYVLQRYKDLQDIIAILGMDELSEEDKLVVARARKIQRFLSQPFHVAEVFTGSPGKYVELKDTIRGFQEIVEGKHDDLPEQAFYLVGTIEEAIEKAKKLAA; encoded by the coding sequence ATGAATAAAGGAAAGATCACTCAGGTTATCGGTCCCGTCGTCGACGTGGAATTCGAGGCCGGTAAACTCCCCGAGATTTATTACGCTCTGAAAATCACCAACCCCTCCCTCGGTGAAGGCGAATGGAACCTGGTCGTCGAGGTTGCCCAGCACCTCGGCGAGAATACGGTCCGGGCCATCGCCATGGATTCCACCGACGGCCTGGTCCGCGGTCAGGAGGTTTTGGACACGGGCAAGCAGATCCTTATGCCTGTCGGTCGCGGCACCCTGGGGCGCATCCTCAACGTCGTCGGCGAGCCGGTGGACGAGATGGGTCCGGTCAAGACCGATAAAAACTGGGAAATCCATCGTCCGGCCCCCGACTTCATCGACCAGTCGACCAAGGTTGAAGCCTTCGAAACCGGAATCAAGGTTGTCGACCTTCTGGCGCCCTACGCCCGCGGCGGCAAAATCGGCCTCTTCGGCGGAGCCGGCGTCGGCAAAACCGTTCTGATCATGGAACTGATCCATAACATCGGCAAGCAGCATGGCGGCTTTTCGGTCTTCGCCGGCGTCGGCGAGCGGACACGGGAAGGAAACGACCTGTGGCACGAGATGAAGGAGTCGGGGGTTCTCGAGAAGACCGCCCTGATTTACGGCCAGATGAACGAGCCCCCCGGGGCCCGGGCCCGCGTCGCCCTTTCCGCCCTGACCGTCGCCGAATACTTCCGCGATGAGGAAGGACAGGACGTCCTCCTTTTCATCGACAATATTTTCCGGTTTACCCAGGCCGGGTCGGAAGTTTCGGCCCTCCTTGGCCGTATCCCCTCGGCCGTCGGCTACCAGCCGACCCTGTCGACGGAAATGGGTGAGCTTCAGGAGCGGATCACCACCACACACAAGGGTTCCATTACCTCGGTTCAGGCTATTTATGTTCCCGCCGACGACCTGACGGACCCGGCTCCGGCCACCGCCTTCGCCCATCTCGATGCGACAACCGTTCTCTCCCGACAGATTGCCGAACTCGGGATCTATCCCGCCGTCGATCCGCTCGACTCCACCAGCCGCATCCTCGACCCCCAGGTCGTCGGCGCGGAGCATTATAAAATCGCCCGCGACGTTCAGTATGTTCTGCAGCGTTACAAAGACCTCCAGGACATCATCGCCATCCTCGGCATGGACGAACTCTCCGAGGAAGACAAGCTGGTCGTGGCCCGTGCCCGCAAGATTCAGCGTTTCCTGTCCCAGCCGTTCCACGTGGCCGAGGTTTTTACCGGGTCTCCCGGCAAGTATGTCGAACTCAAGGACACCATTCGCGGCTTTCAGGAAATCGTCGAAGGCAAGCACGACGACCTTCCCGAGCAGGCCTTCTACCTGGTGGGCACCATCGAAGAGGCCATCGAAAAGGCCAAGAAGCTGGCGGCCTGA
- the atpH gene encoding ATP synthase F1 subunit delta encodes MSNSAISRRYAQALVNLGSEQKTVELFGHELAQVGSVLKGEDQLRLILECPTFATDKKAVILSEIYDAMKLSTGIRNFLGLLLTKDRLKYLSEIEGDYRRLADELSGVVRAQITSAVELNEGQCREIQSGLEKQTGKKVELKVQLDPSLLGGIQAEIGGKVFDGSIKTQLKRIEDTLKKG; translated from the coding sequence TTGAGTAACAGCGCGATATCCAGGAGATATGCTCAGGCCCTGGTAAACCTCGGTTCCGAGCAGAAGACGGTGGAGCTCTTTGGTCATGAACTGGCGCAGGTAGGGTCCGTCCTCAAGGGGGAAGACCAGCTGCGGCTCATTCTCGAGTGCCCCACCTTCGCCACGGACAAGAAGGCAGTCATCCTGTCGGAAATTTACGATGCGATGAAGCTTTCGACGGGCATCCGGAATTTTCTCGGTCTCCTTCTGACCAAGGATCGACTCAAGTACCTCTCGGAAATCGAGGGGGACTACCGCAGGCTCGCCGATGAACTCTCGGGTGTCGTGAGGGCGCAGATTACCTCCGCTGTCGAGCTCAATGAGGGCCAGTGCCGCGAGATCCAGTCGGGCCTTGAGAAACAGACCGGAAAGAAAGTCGAATTGAAGGTGCAGCTCGACCCTTCCCTGCTCGGCGGCATCCAGGCCGAAATCGGCGGGAAGGTCTTTGACGGCAGCATCAAAACTCAGCTGAAACGGATTGAAGATACCTTAAAGAAGGGGTGA
- a CDS encoding F0F1 ATP synthase subunit epsilon, protein MAEKLRLEMVTPYKKVLSQEVDEIVAPGVIGEFGVLPGHTPMLTTLKIGELTYRQGAESYHVAVNWGYVEVENDTVTVLVETAEPADEIDLDRAKLALGRAEEALKRLGPEDKEFIVMQAALERAMIRIMVAGRKAQRGH, encoded by the coding sequence ATGGCAGAAAAGCTCAGACTGGAAATGGTCACACCCTACAAGAAAGTTCTCTCCCAGGAGGTCGACGAGATTGTCGCGCCTGGCGTCATCGGTGAGTTCGGCGTGCTTCCCGGGCATACTCCGATGTTGACCACCCTCAAGATCGGCGAACTGACCTATCGTCAGGGTGCCGAGTCCTATCACGTCGCCGTGAACTGGGGGTACGTGGAGGTGGAAAACGATACCGTGACCGTGCTGGTGGAAACGGCCGAGCCGGCCGATGAAATCGACCTGGATCGGGCCAAGCTGGCACTCGGTCGCGCCGAAGAGGCTCTCAAGCGTCTCGGACCGGAGGACAAGGAATTTATCGTCATGCAGGCCGCACTCGAGCGGGCCATGATAAGGATCATGGTTGCCGGGCGCAAGGCACAGCGCGGCCACTGA
- a CDS encoding FadR/GntR family transcriptional regulator, which produces MTTMFKPIRPKKISEEIVEQIIQHISQGQLKPGERIPSERDLATALGVSRPSVREAIMVLEALGLVESRQGGGTYVRSVADKALADPLSNLVERDPNLLHALAEVRMGLEGWSSYLAARNATEEEIAELRALLEEMRKKVPSGGWGAEIDTRFHYTITAASHNTIQQHVLNTIHGLFKATIEVALFEFYRKEGYAELLLRQHEAIVDAIARREPEEARLRMVEHLTIVEQKLSQLLEERGH; this is translated from the coding sequence ATGACCACCATGTTCAAACCGATCCGGCCAAAAAAGATTTCTGAAGAAATCGTCGAACAGATCATCCAGCACATATCCCAGGGACAACTCAAACCCGGCGAGCGTATCCCCTCCGAGCGGGATCTCGCCACGGCCCTCGGAGTCAGCCGTCCCTCCGTACGCGAAGCGATCATGGTTCTCGAGGCGCTGGGTCTGGTGGAATCCCGCCAGGGGGGTGGGACCTACGTCCGTTCCGTCGCCGACAAAGCCCTCGCCGACCCCCTGAGCAACCTGGTCGAGCGGGACCCCAACCTTCTTCATGCCCTCGCCGAAGTCCGCATGGGTCTTGAGGGATGGTCCTCCTACCTCGCCGCCAGGAACGCCACCGAAGAAGAGATTGCCGAGCTTCGCGCTCTCCTCGAAGAGATGCGGAAAAAAGTCCCGTCGGGTGGCTGGGGAGCCGAAATCGATACCCGCTTCCACTACACCATCACCGCCGCCAGCCACAACACCATCCAGCAGCACGTCCTCAACACCATCCACGGTCTGTTCAAGGCCACCATCGAGGTGGCCCTTTTCGAATTTTACCGCAAAGAGGGGTATGCCGAACTCCTCCTCCGGCAACATGAGGCGATCGTCGACGCCATCGCCCGCCGCGAGCCCGAAGAGGCCCGCCTGAGGATGGTGGAACACCTCACCATTGTCGAGCAGAAACTTTCACAGCTCCTTGAGGAACGGGGACACTGA
- a CDS encoding ParA family protein has protein sequence MGQIIAIANQKGGVGKTTTAVNLSASLAAAEKRTLLVDMDPQANSCSGVGLDKGKQELTIYNALLGEVSAEEIVVHTDLKHLDILPANTDLIGAEIELVTAMARELKLQGVLSSIRDQYDYIIIDCPPSLGLLTVNALTAADAVLIPLQCEFYAMEGMSQLMNTIRLIQKELNPRLTIRGILLTMFDGRNNLSHQVSEGIRQHFNDLVFQVVIPRNVRLSEAPSHGLPVLLYDITSRGATAYLELAKEIIETGN, from the coding sequence ATGGGCCAGATTATTGCCATTGCCAACCAGAAGGGTGGCGTGGGGAAAACGACGACGGCGGTCAATCTATCCGCTTCCCTGGCGGCCGCCGAAAAGCGGACCCTGCTGGTCGACATGGACCCTCAGGCCAATTCCTGCAGTGGCGTCGGCCTCGACAAGGGGAAGCAGGAGTTGACCATCTACAATGCCCTCCTCGGCGAGGTGAGCGCGGAGGAAATCGTTGTCCACACCGACCTCAAACATCTGGATATCCTGCCGGCCAATACCGACCTGATCGGCGCCGAGATTGAGCTGGTGACGGCCATGGCCAGGGAGTTGAAGCTGCAGGGGGTTCTCTCTTCGATTCGCGACCAGTACGACTATATCATCATCGATTGTCCGCCCTCCCTCGGGCTTCTCACCGTGAACGCCCTGACTGCCGCCGATGCCGTCCTGATCCCCCTGCAGTGCGAATTTTACGCCATGGAGGGGATGAGTCAGTTGATGAATACCATCCGACTGATCCAGAAGGAACTCAATCCCCGCCTGACGATCCGGGGGATCCTGCTGACCATGTTCGACGGCCGGAACAACCTGTCCCACCAGGTGAGCGAGGGGATCCGGCAGCATTTTAACGACCTGGTTTTTCAGGTGGTCATTCCGCGCAATGTCCGGCTTTCCGAGGCCCCGAGCCACGGGTTGCCGGTACTTCTCTACGACATCACCTCCCGCGGCGCCACGGCATACCTGGAACTGGCTAAAGAAATCATCGAGACGGGGAACTGA
- the rsmG gene encoding 16S rRNA (guanine(527)-N(7))-methyltransferase RsmG — protein sequence MKGSPLLQDQLSEMGIVLGTETEEKLLAFLAGMLNWNKKVNLTAITEPRAAIEKHLVDSLTLLPLLRGDERLLDLGSGGGLPAIPLKIASPGLQVLSVDAVEKKVVFQRHIARQLKLENFQAHHGRAESLSNNPLWAGGFDLVVSRAFTALPAFAALALPCLAPGGRIVAMKGGDGVRELAEGSELLAGLGLECSEVRSLRLPASDAARTLIVLVRRNEEEDH from the coding sequence ATGAAGGGCTCACCACTGTTGCAGGATCAACTGTCCGAGATGGGAATCGTCCTTGGAACGGAAACCGAGGAGAAATTGCTGGCCTTTCTCGCGGGTATGCTCAACTGGAATAAAAAGGTCAATTTGACCGCCATTACCGAGCCTCGGGCCGCCATCGAAAAACACCTGGTCGATTCCCTGACCCTCCTGCCGCTTCTGAGGGGGGACGAACGGCTCCTCGATCTCGGGTCGGGAGGCGGCCTGCCGGCGATTCCCCTGAAGATTGCCTCTCCCGGCCTGCAGGTGCTCTCCGTCGATGCGGTGGAGAAAAAAGTCGTCTTTCAGCGCCATATCGCTCGCCAATTAAAACTGGAAAATTTTCAGGCCCATCATGGTCGGGCCGAGTCTCTGTCGAACAATCCCCTCTGGGCCGGTGGTTTTGATCTGGTTGTTTCCCGGGCCTTTACAGCCCTCCCGGCCTTTGCCGCCCTGGCGCTCCCCTGTCTGGCTCCCGGGGGGCGGATTGTCGCCATGAAAGGGGGGGATGGAGTGCGTGAACTGGCGGAGGGTTCGGAGCTTCTCGCCGGACTAGGGCTGGAGTGCAGCGAGGTTCGGTCTCTGCGTCTTCCCGCATCCGACGCGGCACGGACTCTGATCGTCCTGGTGCGCCGAAACGAGGAGGAGGACCACTAG
- a CDS encoding ParB/RepB/Spo0J family partition protein, with the protein MAKRPALGKGIGALLNSATQEGGKKYFLCPIEELKPHSNQPRKNFNDEKMAELVASIQAKGVIQPLVVRRVDDHYQIIAGERRWRASQKAGLREIPVVIQDVSEDWALEMALIENIQREDLNPIEEAMAYQNLMDGFDLSQEEVARRVGKDRSTVANSLRLLRLPERVREDVMVGNLSMGHARALLALEVVEDILEARDQVVQKKLSVRETEALVKKIKSFGSFPKVKGKKESDPELVHLAGELKRALGTQVKITPRGKGGRIEISYFNPQDLDRLLEVLGVSSNELA; encoded by the coding sequence ATGGCAAAAAGACCAGCCCTGGGCAAGGGGATCGGCGCTCTGCTGAATTCTGCGACCCAGGAGGGGGGAAAAAAATATTTTCTCTGTCCCATCGAAGAATTAAAACCCCACAGCAACCAGCCGCGCAAGAATTTCAACGATGAAAAGATGGCGGAACTGGTGGCGTCCATCCAGGCCAAGGGGGTGATTCAACCCCTTGTGGTGCGTCGGGTGGATGATCATTACCAGATCATCGCCGGCGAACGTCGCTGGCGCGCCTCGCAAAAGGCCGGATTGCGGGAAATTCCCGTGGTCATCCAGGATGTCTCAGAGGACTGGGCACTGGAAATGGCCCTGATTGAGAATATCCAGCGCGAGGACCTCAATCCCATCGAAGAGGCCATGGCCTATCAGAACCTGATGGACGGTTTTGACCTGTCGCAGGAGGAGGTGGCACGCCGGGTCGGTAAAGACCGCTCCACGGTCGCCAACTCCCTGCGCCTGCTGCGTCTTCCCGAGCGGGTCCGTGAGGATGTGATGGTCGGCAACCTCAGCATGGGCCATGCTCGCGCTCTTCTCGCGCTGGAAGTGGTCGAGGATATACTCGAGGCGCGGGATCAGGTGGTCCAGAAAAAACTTTCGGTCCGCGAGACGGAGGCCCTGGTTAAAAAGATTAAGAGTTTCGGTAGCTTTCCTAAGGTTAAAGGGAAAAAGGAAAGCGATCCCGAGCTGGTCCACCTGGCCGGGGAACTGAAGCGGGCTCTTGGAACCCAGGTCAAAATCACCCCCCGCGGGAAGGGGGGGCGCATCGAAATTTCCTATTTTAATCCCCAGGATCTGGATCGTCTTCTCGAAGTCCTGGGCGTTTCTTCGAACGAGTTGGCATAA
- a CDS encoding ATP synthase F0 subunit B, giving the protein MISIDWTLGLQFINFVVLMLALNVILYRPLRKVMQQRKETVDGSYRKAKSLEGAIDEKMAHYQEQLQQAKLKGNQEKNELRSQAHAEEGKILSAARATATEYMDTIKVKVASEADRARQALKAETEGLAAQIASKVLGRGL; this is encoded by the coding sequence GTGATAAGTATCGATTGGACCCTGGGTCTGCAGTTCATCAATTTTGTTGTGCTCATGCTGGCGTTGAACGTCATTCTCTACCGCCCGCTGCGGAAGGTGATGCAACAACGAAAAGAAACCGTCGACGGATCTTACCGGAAGGCGAAATCCCTCGAGGGGGCCATCGATGAAAAGATGGCTCATTACCAGGAACAACTGCAGCAGGCCAAGCTCAAGGGAAATCAGGAAAAGAACGAACTTCGCAGCCAGGCGCATGCCGAGGAAGGGAAAATTCTCTCCGCAGCCCGCGCCACGGCGACGGAGTATATGGACACGATCAAGGTGAAGGTCGCCAGCGAGGCCGACCGTGCCCGCCAGGCCCTCAAGGCCGAAACGGAGGGATTGGCAGCCCAGATTGCCTCCAAGGTTCTCGGAAGGGGGCTGTAA
- the atpF gene encoding F0F1 ATP synthase subunit B, whose amino-acid sequence MKKGNLVALATVAFLALATAALASTGGEGHAVDGGVLLKDFLYRCFNFAVTFGILAYFITKPIRKGLAGRREGIAQALAQAETARQEAEAKFAEYDGKLAKASAEIEEIYAEIRREGELEREKILLNAREMAEKIKQEAEKTAAHEVTKACSELRQETARMAVSLAENLLKRDFTADDNTRLVNEYMHKVGELN is encoded by the coding sequence ATGAAAAAAGGAAACCTGGTCGCCCTCGCCACCGTCGCCTTCTTAGCTCTGGCCACCGCTGCCCTTGCTTCGACGGGTGGAGAAGGACATGCTGTCGACGGCGGTGTCCTGCTGAAGGATTTTCTTTACCGCTGCTTCAACTTTGCCGTGACTTTCGGTATTCTCGCCTATTTCATCACCAAGCCGATCCGCAAAGGGCTGGCGGGCCGCCGGGAGGGGATTGCTCAGGCTCTCGCTCAGGCCGAGACCGCCCGGCAGGAAGCGGAGGCCAAGTTCGCCGAATACGACGGCAAACTGGCCAAAGCTTCTGCGGAAATCGAGGAGATCTACGCCGAAATCCGCCGCGAGGGGGAATTGGAGCGGGAGAAGATTCTCCTTAACGCCAGGGAGATGGCAGAGAAAATTAAACAGGAGGCGGAAAAGACCGCCGCCCATGAGGTGACCAAGGCTTGTTCAGAGCTGCGCCAGGAAACGGCCAGGATGGCTGTCAGTCTCGCCGAAAACCTGCTCAAAAGGGATTTTACAGCGGACGACAACACCCGTCTGGTCAACGAATACATGCACAAGGTGGGAGAACTAAATTGA
- the atpG gene encoding ATP synthase F1 subunit gamma codes for MANLKDIKKRISSVKNTQQITKAMKMVSASKLRRAQSAVVAARPYADKMLDVLSSLAAREDQSAHPLLQERGMGRALVVLMTADRGLCGGFNGNVSKGAERFIRANSAGFEGYDLLIIGRKGKELLKHRSGLTITKVYENITGSITYSTAALLGQEIVEGYIGDRYDAVFLVYNAFRSAICQEVTIDKLLPIVPKTIEEGEQVTEYLYEPNRGEVLAQLLPKHVEVQVFRALLESVASELGARMSAMDSASKNAAEMIGKLTLQYNRARQAAITKELMEIISGSESIK; via the coding sequence ATGGCAAATCTCAAGGATATAAAAAAGCGAATCAGCTCGGTAAAAAATACCCAGCAGATCACCAAGGCGATGAAGATGGTTTCCGCCTCCAAGCTCCGGCGAGCCCAAAGCGCCGTGGTCGCGGCCCGACCTTATGCCGACAAGATGCTCGACGTCCTCTCCAGTCTTGCTGCCCGAGAGGACCAGAGCGCTCATCCTCTTCTTCAGGAACGGGGAATGGGACGGGCCCTGGTGGTGCTGATGACAGCCGACCGCGGACTCTGCGGCGGTTTCAACGGCAATGTCTCCAAGGGTGCCGAGCGTTTTATCCGCGCCAACAGCGCCGGGTTTGAGGGGTATGATCTTCTGATCATCGGCCGCAAGGGGAAGGAGCTTCTTAAACACCGCTCCGGCCTGACCATCACCAAGGTTTACGAGAACATCACCGGCAGCATTACCTACAGCACGGCGGCGCTGCTCGGCCAGGAGATCGTCGAGGGGTACATCGGTGACCGGTATGATGCCGTATTTCTGGTCTACAACGCTTTCCGAAGCGCCATCTGCCAGGAAGTAACCATTGACAAACTCCTTCCCATCGTTCCGAAGACGATCGAAGAAGGGGAGCAGGTGACCGAATACCTCTACGAGCCGAATCGCGGCGAGGTTCTCGCGCAGCTGTTGCCGAAACATGTCGAGGTGCAGGTCTTCCGGGCGCTGCTCGAATCGGTAGCGTCCGAACTCGGGGCCCGGATGAGTGCCATGGACAGTGCCAGCAAGAATGCGGCGGAAATGATCGGCAAGCTGACGCTGCAGTATAACAGGGCGCGCCAGGCGGCGATCACCAAGGAGCTGATGGAAATCATCTCCGGATCCGAATCCATTAAGTAA
- the atpA gene encoding F0F1 ATP synthase subunit alpha, translated as MEIRAEEISAIIKKQIENFGREVEVSETGTIISVGDGIARIHGLDRAMAGELLEFPGGIMGMVLNLEEDNVGAALLGDCHHIKEGDTVKRTERIVQVPVGEALIGRVVNGIGIAIDGLGEIATDTYRQVEIKAPGIVARKSVHEPMQTGLKAIDAMVPIGRGQRELIIGDRQTGKTAVATDTIINQKGQGVICIYVAIGQKRSTVAQVVDRLKHHGAMDYTIVVSASASDPAPLQFISPYTGVTMGEYFRDNGKHALIIYDDLSKQAVAYRQLSLLLRRPPGREAYPGDVFYLHSRLLERACKLNDELGAGSLTALPIIETQAGDVSAYIPTNVISITDGQIFLETDLFYSGVRPAINVGLSVSRVGGSAQIKAMKQVAGTLRLALAQYREMAAFAQFGSDLDAATQRQLARGARLVEILKQGQYQPLPVEKQVVVIYAANNGFIDQYEVNDICRYESELLSFLEAKQGQLLTDLREKKAIDADLDGRIKAALEDFKGQFATA; from the coding sequence ATGGAAATCAGGGCAGAAGAAATCAGCGCAATAATCAAGAAGCAGATTGAGAATTTCGGTCGCGAAGTCGAAGTCAGCGAGACGGGCACCATCATCTCCGTCGGGGACGGCATTGCCCGCATCCACGGCCTCGATCGGGCCATGGCCGGCGAACTCCTCGAGTTCCCGGGCGGCATCATGGGCATGGTCCTCAACCTCGAGGAGGATAATGTCGGTGCGGCTCTCCTCGGCGACTGCCACCATATCAAGGAGGGGGATACCGTCAAGCGCACCGAGCGCATCGTTCAGGTTCCCGTCGGCGAAGCCCTGATCGGCCGCGTCGTCAACGGTATCGGTATTGCCATCGACGGCCTGGGGGAGATCGCGACCGACACCTATCGTCAGGTCGAGATCAAGGCCCCGGGGATTGTCGCCCGTAAATCGGTTCATGAACCGATGCAGACCGGTCTCAAGGCGATTGACGCCATGGTTCCCATCGGTCGCGGGCAGCGCGAGCTGATCATCGGCGACCGCCAGACCGGCAAGACGGCCGTCGCCACCGATACCATCATCAATCAGAAGGGGCAGGGCGTCATCTGCATCTATGTCGCCATCGGTCAGAAACGCTCGACGGTGGCCCAGGTGGTGGACAGGCTCAAGCACCACGGCGCCATGGACTACACCATCGTCGTATCCGCCAGTGCCTCCGACCCGGCTCCCCTTCAGTTTATTTCTCCCTACACCGGCGTGACCATGGGTGAGTACTTCCGCGATAACGGCAAGCATGCCCTGATTATCTACGATGATCTCTCCAAGCAGGCCGTCGCTTATCGCCAGCTTTCTCTCCTCCTGCGCCGCCCCCCGGGACGTGAAGCCTATCCCGGCGACGTCTTTTACCTGCACAGCCGCCTTCTCGAGCGGGCCTGCAAGCTCAACGACGAACTCGGCGCCGGAAGCCTCACCGCCCTGCCGATCATTGAGACCCAGGCCGGTGACGTTTCTGCTTATATCCCGACCAACGTCATCTCCATCACCGACGGTCAGATCTTCCTCGAAACCGACCTTTTCTATTCCGGCGTTCGTCCTGCCATCAACGTCGGTCTCTCCGTTTCCCGCGTCGGCGGAAGCGCCCAGATCAAGGCGATGAAGCAGGTTGCCGGCACCTTGCGTCTGGCCCTGGCTCAGTACCGCGAGATGGCCGCCTTCGCCCAGTTCGGTTCCGACCTCGATGCGGCGACCCAGCGTCAGCTCGCCCGCGGCGCCCGCCTGGTGGAAATTCTCAAGCAGGGACAATACCAGCCTCTCCCCGTCGAGAAGCAGGTTGTGGTTATCTATGCCGCCAACAACGGCTTTATCGACCAGTACGAAGTGAACGACATCTGTCGCTACGAGTCGGAACTCCTCTCCTTTCTGGAGGCCAAGCAGGGGCAGCTGCTGACCGATCTGCGCGAGAAAAAGGCGATCGACGCCGATCTCGACGGCCGCATCAAGGCCGCCCTTGAGGATTTCAAAGGGCAGTTCGCGACCGCATAA